One part of the Phoenix dactylifera cultivar Barhee BC4 chromosome 4, palm_55x_up_171113_PBpolish2nd_filt_p, whole genome shotgun sequence genome encodes these proteins:
- the LOC103715956 gene encoding probable transmembrane ascorbate ferrireductase 4, producing MAGLLALARISGVLVAILVLVWTLSFRTTFLLPISTTSAAATSQLDHLYSVLHPLLMVIGFILLSGEGILAHRWLSGWSRKWMHLSLQGAALGFGLFGIWAKFKGNDGILANFYSLHSWMGLLCVALFAAQWVVGFLSFWRRGEGRRTRAALLPWHVFAGIYTYGLSVATAETGLLEKLTFLHINRGLPRRSPEATLVNALGLALAVLCGLVVLAAVSPKQRSNKDDNIATIKTSHCYSNGHQKAINFVQSYNNDDGTLNGKGIPF from the exons ATGGCTGGTCTTCTGGCTTTGGCCCGGATCTCTGGTGTCCTGGTCGCTATCCTCGTGCTCGTGTGGACCCTCTCCTTCCGTACCACCTTTCTTCTTCCCATTtctaccacctccgccgctgCCACTTCCCAGCTCGACCATCTCTATTCC gtCCTCCACCCCCTTCTCATGGTCATCGGCTTTATCCTTCTCAGCGGCGAAG GGATACTGGCGCACAGGTGGCTCTCGGGGTGGTCGCGGAAGTGGATGCACCTCTCGCTCCAAGGGGCGGCACTCGGTTTCGGGCTTTTTGGTATTTGGGCCAAGTTCAAGGGCAACGATGGAATCCTGGCCAACTTCTATAGCCTCCACTCTTGGATGGGCCTCCTCTGCGTCGCTCTCTTCGCCGCCCAG TGGGTGGTGGGGTTTCTGAGCTTCTGGCGCCGGGGGGAGGGCCGGCGGACGCGGGCGGCGCTGCTGCCGTGGCATGTCTTCGCGGGTATCTACACCTACGGCCTCTCCGTCGCCACCGCCGAGACCGGCCTCCTCGAGAAGCTCACCTTCCTCCACATCAACCGTGGTCTCCCCCGCCGCTCACCGGAGGCGACGCTCGTTAACGCCCTCGGCCTCGCCCTCGCCGTTCTCTGCGGCCTCGTCGTCCTCGCTGCGGTCTCTCCAAAGCAACGTAGCAACAAGGATGATAACATTGCTACTATTAAGACCAGCCATTGTTATTCTAACGGTCATCAGAAGGCTATAAATTTTGTGCAATCTTACAATAATGATGATGGTACATTGAATGGAAAAGGGATTCCTTTTTAG